The Petrocella atlantisensis genome has a window encoding:
- a CDS encoding VirB4 family type IV secretion system protein — MKSEKHNLTRTNNSLLNIISPMGLEIKRNSMVVGENTGRIYGIVKYPQKVDYGWLSKITNIPGTVVGVTFIPIDNGEFISGLSRSIIQHRGNAESAKDPLAQQRAEKAAIDGEKIMLQIDQMGETVGTMIISVMATAREESNFNKICRKAESVIATNKCKIRIMANLQEQAFKSLSPYHTVDEAVEEVLKRIIPMSTFVGGFPFSSSGYNDGTGYYFGRDNGGGLVVLDPWKRGNDRTNTNFTIMGVAGVGKSTVVKHIALAEYMKGTKIIFIDPEREYRELTENLGGDWINAGGGSNGKINPLQIRPTPVDDEDSFYKDDELGMGDMAIYIKNLEIFLSLYLPSLTDKHKALIKAAIIELYNKFNIYWDTDINILSNEDFPIFSDLHKLILQKFKDEEKKGNIQKANEYEELALLLQDIALGSDAFLWNGHSTIQTNSRCICLDTHDLQNTGDNIKRTQYFNLLTWCWQQMSCDRTEPVLLICDEAYLMIDPNVPQSLVFLRNVEKRSRKYEAGVAIISHSVVDFLDPRIKMYGQALLDIPCFKILMGCDGQNLQETKTLYNLTDAEEQLLAQKKRGNALVMIGSKRLHVNFEIPDYKFKYMGTAGGR; from the coding sequence ATGAAAAGTGAAAAACACAATTTAACAAGAACTAATAATTCATTATTAAACATCATCTCCCCAATGGGACTTGAAATAAAAAGAAATAGTATGGTTGTAGGTGAGAACACAGGACGTATCTACGGAATAGTCAAATATCCACAAAAGGTAGATTATGGCTGGCTATCTAAGATTACTAATATCCCAGGAACGGTCGTTGGAGTTACATTCATCCCAATTGACAATGGTGAATTCATATCTGGTCTATCAAGAAGTATTATCCAACACAGAGGTAATGCAGAATCAGCAAAAGACCCTCTAGCACAACAAAGAGCTGAAAAGGCTGCAATTGATGGTGAAAAGATTATGCTTCAAATCGATCAAATGGGTGAAACAGTTGGAACAATGATTATTTCAGTAATGGCTACTGCAAGAGAAGAATCTAACTTCAATAAAATCTGTCGAAAAGCAGAGAGTGTTATTGCAACCAATAAATGTAAAATACGCATCATGGCCAACCTTCAGGAACAAGCTTTTAAAAGCTTATCTCCATACCACACTGTTGATGAAGCAGTGGAAGAAGTATTAAAGCGAATTATTCCAATGAGTACTTTTGTAGGTGGTTTTCCATTTTCATCAAGTGGATACAATGATGGTACCGGTTATTATTTTGGAAGAGATAACGGTGGTGGTTTGGTCGTGCTTGATCCATGGAAACGTGGCAATGATCGAACGAATACCAACTTTACCATTATGGGTGTGGCTGGCGTGGGTAAGTCCACTGTTGTAAAACACATAGCACTTGCAGAATACATGAAAGGTACAAAAATCATATTTATCGATCCAGAACGCGAGTACCGAGAACTAACAGAGAATCTCGGTGGTGATTGGATTAATGCAGGTGGTGGAAGCAATGGTAAAATCAATCCATTACAGATAAGACCAACACCGGTTGATGATGAAGATAGCTTCTATAAGGATGATGAACTTGGTATGGGAGATATGGCGATTTATATTAAGAATTTGGAAATTTTCTTGAGTCTATATTTACCTTCGCTGACCGACAAACATAAAGCATTAATTAAAGCTGCAATCATCGAACTTTATAATAAGTTTAATATTTATTGGGATACCGATATTAATATCTTATCCAATGAAGACTTTCCAATATTTTCTGACTTACATAAATTAATCCTACAGAAATTTAAAGATGAAGAGAAGAAAGGGAACATACAGAAAGCAAATGAATATGAAGAATTAGCGTTACTATTACAAGACATTGCGCTTGGTAGTGACGCTTTTTTATGGAATGGACATAGTACCATTCAAACTAATTCAAGATGTATTTGTTTAGATACCCATGATCTTCAAAATACTGGTGATAACATTAAAAGAACTCAGTATTTTAACTTGTTGACATGGTGTTGGCAACAAATGAGTTGTGACCGGACTGAACCTGTTTTATTAATTTGCGACGAAGCGTATTTAATGATTGATCCAAATGTTCCGCAGTCATTAGTGTTTCTTCGAAATGTTGAAAAGAGATCTAGAAAGTATGAGGCAGGAGTCGCTATTATCTCTCATTCAGTGGTAGATTTTCTTGACCCAAGAATCAAGATGTATGGTCAAGCTTTATTAGATATTCCCTGTTTTAAAATACTGATGGGTTGCGATGGCCAGAACTTACAAGAAACAAAGACATTATATAATCTAACAGATGCAGAAGAACAGTTGCTTGCACAGAAGAAAAGAGGAAATGCTTTGGTAATGATTGGATCAAAGCGCCTGCATGTAAACTTTGAAATACCGGATTATAAGTTTAAGTATATGGGAACAGCTGGAGGTAGATAA
- a CDS encoding site-specific DNA-methyltransferase: MNEKKVPENINDFVGDNIKALASLFPSAVKDGKLDIVALKEELGQFEEVDKEKYELTWAGKQEAKKKAQEDVFGKTLNYIPEDSKDATSTKNLYIEGDNLEVLKLLRQNYYRSIKMIYIDPPYNTGNDFVYNDRFKMNSSESDFLEGTTNEDGEKLQKNPISTNRFHANWINMMYPRIKIAKDLLKDDGVIFISIDSREVANLRKICDEIFGEDNFISNVTVVNNLKGRSDDEYIATAHENLLIYRKSDKFVTFGIPIPEEYQSEYKEADQIGKYRLLGLRKRGSNSKREDRPNMYYPIYVNNNTLQVSLENSNGFDEIVYPKLSDGSDGRWRWGRETTSERTSELVGKFISIRKEFDVYQKDYLLQNGIQRVVKPKSIWTGKEFSSDSGTLTFKELMGDKSFTNPKSLGLLKYCIHQATKDEDIILDFFAGSATTAQAVMQSNLEYGFKRKFIMVQLPEIVEENSDAYKAGYKNICEIGKERIRRSGEQIKKEIKDNIAQLKIDEVPHQDLDVGFKVFRAEDTNIKWNLIDSEGQIDTMAMTHTPDLADFTLDFKDIDVVYEIMLRQKDIPLSEKMEKLTDIGMRTYLYGSAYIVCLETEITEMLIDKLAALNPLPIKFVFRDSAFKDDINLKDDTFRRLKNLIERNSGTNKSAYTVEFI, encoded by the coding sequence ATGAATGAGAAAAAAGTACCTGAAAATATTAATGATTTTGTTGGTGATAATATCAAGGCGTTAGCTAGTCTATTTCCATCTGCAGTTAAGGATGGAAAACTTGATATTGTAGCATTAAAAGAAGAGTTAGGTCAATTTGAGGAAGTAGATAAAGAAAAATATGAATTGACTTGGGCAGGAAAGCAAGAAGCTAAAAAGAAAGCGCAAGAAGATGTGTTTGGGAAAACACTGAATTATATACCAGAAGATAGTAAGGATGCAACTTCCACTAAAAATTTATATATTGAAGGTGATAATCTTGAAGTCTTGAAGTTATTACGACAAAATTATTACAGATCTATAAAAATGATATACATCGATCCACCATATAATACAGGAAATGATTTTGTTTATAATGATAGATTTAAAATGAATTCTTCTGAAAGTGATTTTTTAGAAGGGACTACAAATGAAGACGGAGAAAAATTACAAAAAAATCCAATTTCCACCAATAGGTTCCATGCAAATTGGATAAATATGATGTATCCTAGAATAAAAATAGCTAAAGATCTTCTAAAAGATGATGGTGTTATTTTTATAAGTATTGATTCTAGAGAAGTTGCTAATCTTAGGAAGATCTGCGACGAAATATTCGGAGAAGACAATTTTATTTCAAATGTTACTGTAGTTAATAATCTTAAAGGAAGAAGTGATGATGAATATATAGCAACAGCTCACGAGAATCTTTTGATTTACAGAAAAAGTGACAAGTTTGTTACATTTGGGATTCCTATTCCGGAAGAGTATCAAAGTGAATATAAAGAAGCAGATCAAATTGGTAAATATAGGCTACTAGGATTAAGGAAAAGAGGTTCAAACTCTAAGCGTGAAGATAGACCTAATATGTATTATCCTATTTATGTTAATAATAATACTTTACAGGTTTCGTTAGAAAATAGTAACGGATTTGACGAGATTGTATATCCAAAATTATCAGATGGCTCTGATGGTCGATGGAGGTGGGGGAGAGAAACAACTAGTGAAAGAACTTCAGAATTGGTAGGTAAATTTATTAGTATTAGGAAAGAGTTTGATGTGTATCAAAAAGATTATTTACTACAAAATGGTATTCAAAGAGTTGTTAAGCCAAAATCAATATGGACAGGAAAAGAGTTTTCAAGTGATTCAGGAACTTTAACGTTTAAAGAGTTAATGGGCGATAAGTCATTTACAAATCCTAAGTCTTTAGGTTTACTAAAATATTGTATACATCAGGCTACTAAAGATGAGGATATTATTTTGGATTTTTTTGCTGGATCAGCTACAACAGCACAAGCTGTAATGCAATCAAATCTCGAATATGGATTTAAAAGAAAGTTCATTATGGTACAACTGCCGGAAATAGTTGAGGAGAATAGTGATGCATATAAAGCGGGATATAAAAACATTTGTGAGATAGGAAAAGAGCGTATTAGACGATCCGGGGAACAAATAAAAAAAGAAATTAAGGATAATATTGCCCAACTAAAAATTGATGAAGTACCCCATCAAGATTTAGATGTTGGATTTAAAGTTTTTAGAGCAGAAGATACTAACATAAAATGGAATCTAATTGACTCAGAAGGCCAAATAGATACTATGGCTATGACACATACACCTGATTTAGCAGACTTTACATTAGATTTTAAAGATATAGATGTTGTTTATGAAATTATGCTCCGTCAGAAAGATATTCCATTATCTGAAAAGATGGAGAAATTAACTGATATAGGTATGAGAACGTATTTGTATGGAAGTGCATATATTGTCTGTCTTGAGACGGAAATAACGGAAATGTTAATTGATAAGCTTGCGGCCCTTAATCCATTGCCAATAAAATTCGTCTTTAGAGATTCTGCTTTCAAGGATGACATTAATTTAAAAGATGATACTTTCAGACGATTAAAGAACTTGATTGAAAGAAATTCAGGTACGAATAAGAGTGCTTACACAGTAGAATTCATATAA
- a CDS encoding sigma factor, with protein sequence MKNDIINRLNTVRESSLELNSFIDESRYFIASEVAKVVKRYVNPTDDEFLTVGMMAYHEAIKSYNVERGTFYAYAGLVIKRRIIDEIRKTNSQKQYDDFNCDDNEMIPQSINKHYDDELQMDRIAAIRVFNQELELYDIEFSVLEKKTPKNSKNKHLFQDMARYIFNNLSLREAMIRKKKLPIQELCHVFDVNRKKIERKRIYIIACTLILDEKYDSINMYVKKEVSK encoded by the coding sequence ATGAAGAATGATATCATTAATCGGCTAAATACAGTTAGAGAATCATCCCTTGAATTGAATTCTTTTATTGATGAATCCAGATATTTCATTGCGTCGGAAGTGGCAAAAGTAGTCAAAAGATATGTGAACCCCACGGATGATGAATTTTTAACTGTTGGGATGATGGCTTACCATGAGGCAATTAAGAGCTATAATGTAGAACGAGGTACATTTTATGCCTATGCGGGATTAGTTATAAAAAGACGGATAATTGATGAAATTAGAAAGACAAACTCACAGAAGCAATATGATGATTTCAATTGCGATGACAATGAAATGATACCTCAGTCGATAAATAAACATTATGATGATGAATTGCAGATGGACCGTATTGCCGCAATTAGAGTATTCAATCAAGAACTTGAGTTATATGACATTGAGTTCAGTGTATTGGAGAAAAAAACTCCGAAAAACAGTAAAAATAAGCATTTATTTCAGGATATGGCAAGATATATATTTAATAATTTGTCCTTAAGAGAAGCAATGATTAGAAAAAAAAAATTGCCGATACAAGAATTATGTCATGTGTTTGATGTGAATAGGAAAAAAATTGAACGAAAAAGAATATATATTATTGCATGTACATTGATTTTAGATGAAAAGTATGACAGCATCAATATGTATGTGAAAAAGGAGGTGAGCAAATGA
- a CDS encoding helix-turn-helix domain-containing protein: protein MTNKGKMIESIYAASLTKRATLVIFYLINRANQELTCFPSVGTIAKECNMSTRTVQRALNDLEEAGILERESRFHERGGQKSNFYKLQAIENIVSKKDLTEFDFEDYVNSHKEIEEKTFIQANNESVSDVVKSEEITISDVSLSGKTSRKMVKLKIDKSFNSIKTSIYRFCQGVYDRFSSLEL from the coding sequence ATGACAAACAAAGGTAAAATGATTGAATCGATTTATGCAGCAAGCTTGACTAAGAGGGCTACACTTGTGATCTTTTATTTGATTAATAGAGCTAATCAGGAGTTAACCTGTTTTCCAAGTGTTGGAACGATTGCAAAAGAATGTAATATGAGTACTAGAACAGTTCAAAGAGCTTTGAATGATCTTGAAGAAGCTGGCATTCTTGAGAGGGAAAGTCGGTTTCACGAGAGAGGTGGGCAGAAATCTAATTTTTACAAATTACAAGCTATAGAAAATATTGTTAGTAAAAAAGATTTAACTGAATTTGATTTTGAAGATTATGTAAATAGTCATAAGGAAATAGAAGAGAAAACGTTTATTCAAGCTAATAATGAATCAGTAAGTGACGTAGTAAAATCTGAAGAAATAACAATTTCAGATGTATCTCTGAGTGGAAAAACATCTCGAAAAATGGTTAAATTAAAGATAGACAAAAGTTTTAATTCAATAAAAACTAGTATTTATAGATTCTGTCAGGGGGTCTACGACAGGTTTTCATCCCTTGAATTATAA
- a CDS encoding anti-sigma factor domain-containing protein, translating into MKAIVFEVVGKKARVMTEDGAFQTINIRSKKYSCGEEIELEGLFSQSLKNYKQLVYQLLISGNQSRLRFAVITFALLITIISGPLVMHIDQSIIDGYINIDINPSVQLAYNRSGSIIEQVPLNEDGQELLLEIDLNGLKIAEAIDEVINTARAKAYISMEKDNGIIISITEIKRRFELGSLLDTLDDKYGHDSKMIFQVMLTNEEEFNKSSDEGMSPGLYIARQKAMATGKINNLNDSISTYDLINNMIDLPIDKKTDETDLQEEKSYPEIKKESEEGKEPEVNEEPEVNEEPEVNEEPEVNEEPEVNEEPEVNEEPEVNEEPEVNEEPEVNEEPEVNEEPEVDEEPEVNEEPEVDEEPEVNEEPEVDEEPEVNEEPEVNEEPEVNEEPEVNEEPEVNEEPEVNEEPEVDEEPEVD; encoded by the coding sequence ATGAAAGCTATTGTATTTGAAGTGGTTGGTAAAAAGGCTAGAGTAATGACTGAAGATGGAGCTTTTCAGACGATTAATATTAGGAGCAAAAAGTATTCATGCGGTGAAGAGATTGAGTTGGAAGGGTTGTTTTCACAATCCCTTAAAAACTATAAACAATTAGTATATCAATTGCTCATCTCAGGTAACCAATCGAGGTTGAGATTCGCAGTCATAACTTTTGCTTTATTGATTACGATTATATCCGGTCCTTTAGTCATGCACATTGATCAATCAATTATTGATGGTTATATTAATATTGATATTAACCCAAGTGTACAACTAGCTTATAATAGAAGTGGTAGTATTATTGAGCAAGTACCATTAAACGAAGATGGTCAGGAACTTTTGTTGGAAATTGATTTGAATGGCCTGAAGATTGCGGAAGCAATTGATGAAGTTATAAATACGGCGAGAGCAAAAGCCTATATCTCTATGGAAAAAGATAATGGTATTATTATTTCTATTACAGAAATAAAAAGAAGATTCGAGTTAGGTTCTCTCTTAGATACGCTTGATGATAAGTATGGTCATGATAGTAAAATGATTTTTCAGGTTATGCTAACGAACGAGGAAGAATTTAATAAATCATCTGATGAGGGTATGTCTCCGGGGTTGTATATTGCAAGACAAAAGGCAATGGCTACTGGAAAAATCAATAATTTGAATGATAGTATAAGTACTTACGATTTGATAAATAATATGATTGATTTGCCAATTGATAAAAAGACAGATGAAACTGATTTACAAGAAGAAAAGAGTTATCCAGAAATCAAGAAGGAATCAGAAGAAGGTAAAGAACCAGAAGTGAATGAGGAACCGGAAGTAAATGAGGAACCAGAAGTGAATGAGGAACCAGAAGTGAATGAGGAACCAGAAGTAAATGAGGAACCAGAAGTAAATGAGGAACCAGAAGTAAATGAGGAACCAGAAGTGAACGAGGAACCAGAAGTAAATGAGGAACCAGAAGTGAATGAGGAACCAGAAGTCGATGAGGAACCAGAAGTGAATGAGGAACCAGAAGTCGATGAGGAACCAGAAGTGAATGAGGAACCAGAAGTCGATGAGGAACCAGAAGTGAATGAGGAACCAGAAGTAAATGAGGAACCAGAAGTAAATGAGGAACCAGAAGTGAACGAGGAACCAGAAGTAAATGAGGAACCAGAAGTGAATGAGGAACCAGAAGTCGATGAGGAACCAGAAGTCGATTAG
- a CDS encoding helix-turn-helix domain-containing protein, which yields MKISYKNLWFKLLEQDIKKSDFRELTGLSAGTITKLNKNESVSLPVLITICEVLKCDIGDICSVVDDESK from the coding sequence ATGAAGATTAGCTACAAAAATTTATGGTTTAAATTATTAGAACAAGATATTAAGAAAAGTGATTTTCGAGAACTGACGGGATTATCAGCGGGTACAATTACTAAACTGAATAAAAATGAATCTGTATCTTTACCAGTGTTGATCACCATATGTGAAGTTCTGAAATGTGACATCGGTGATATCTGTTCAGTAGTAGATGATGAGTCAAAGTAA
- a CDS encoding DUF4391 domain-containing protein, with product MFNIPESYRVDKRIPLKDLIPKELKPNEKRNIKAAIKKATLRYQISGEEISSVNDDVYRYQVIQYYDFELEDIKKAGYIAKVYQELIKSPCIIRLFDSTKEVYCFALKRLNQINSSEVVISDILITEPYQLMLPDMQKKQFYEILHYENVINKESKVTFYQEIYVKAYILINKNLHKNIIDFLDKPIWYDSNKIIKLYSLVKEIKLNDEKLNKTATNAEKMKINQSIRNNFDALEKI from the coding sequence ATGTTTAACATACCAGAGTCATATAGAGTAGATAAAAGAATACCACTAAAAGATTTAATTCCTAAGGAATTGAAACCGAATGAAAAAAGAAATATAAAAGCTGCTATTAAGAAGGCGACTTTGAGATATCAGATATCAGGTGAAGAAATATCATCTGTGAATGATGATGTATATCGGTATCAGGTAATACAGTATTATGATTTTGAACTTGAGGATATAAAAAAAGCAGGGTATATTGCTAAAGTGTATCAGGAACTGATTAAATCACCCTGTATAATAAGATTGTTTGATTCGACCAAGGAAGTGTATTGTTTTGCGCTAAAGCGACTGAATCAAATAAACTCTTCTGAAGTTGTCATATCAGATATCTTAATTACAGAACCATATCAGTTGATGTTGCCAGATATGCAGAAAAAACAGTTTTATGAAATATTGCATTACGAGAATGTTATTAATAAGGAAAGCAAAGTTACTTTTTATCAAGAAATATATGTAAAAGCATATATACTGATCAATAAAAATTTACATAAGAATATAATAGATTTTTTAGATAAGCCAATTTGGTATGACAGCAATAAGATTATTAAATTATATTCTTTGGTGAAGGAAATAAAGTTAAATGATGAAAAGCTCAATAAAACAGCTACAAATGCAGAAAAAATGAAAATCAATCAAAGTATCAGAAATAACTTTGATGCATTAGAGAAAATATAA
- a CDS encoding helicase-related protein, giving the protein MGNVIGSTEQMINKINDVLKTKKDAVVNIVNDKLTISVFALLEQNLKNVKEINFVIRDTKFVPEQSEISHEFQIETNDVLYNSYDIVEKNKLRHFARAKAMHDFIEKNVNVRKANPKIKIGGNIIVIDNDFMIQGSSSLELSNKSKRNRIKNINFDTMLSGTMDKDQIVAASNTFKQIWFNEQVSADYKQELLESLEFVYKEHAPEFLYYFTLNELFGYQLDSGVERFERDSDKFKNTEIWNALYDFQKDGVVSAIQKLQKYRGCIIADSVGLGKTFEALAVIKYFEIKMDNVLVLTPAKLYDNWNSFRGTYKDSFIKETFNYKIMFHTDLSRYRGMSKSGQDLKRFDWGNYDLVVIDESHNFRNRNDRYDDDDQLVMTRYARLMQEVIKMGKNNTKVLLLSATPVNNSLVDLKNQISIITADQDFAFSDYGIKSVENLLRNSTTIINQWEKIVDHNKNDLLDSLPSEFYKLLEIMTISRSRKHITGYYGNEGMGQFPKKNKPITHYPEIDSEEVLLKFKDANELLEILNLSVYTPTIYIKSKFQNHYIQKYSLKGKRGGNMNFQTQSQGMIVLHRFNLFKRLESSVFSFAETIRRLLERIDRTIESLEGGGYVDEDKDVFEEEEEAYLEGKYEIEVRHLRVVDYLNDLEGDKIILEKIYNEAQYILDEDRDQKIRVLQKIIVDKVANTPYNKGNRKILIFTAFSDTADYIYKKIADSLLKHDLHTACVTGRGLKCTNKSVDIDFNSVLCAFSPLSKMKKEIPQHEQIDILIGTDCISEGQNLQDCDTVINFDIQWNPVSLIQRFGRIDRIGSINENIQMINFFPNLELNEYLGLEQRVKGKMTTLNIVSTGDEDFLTPEMNDFNFRKRQLEKLKDEVIDIEDANENISLTDLNMNEYLFELSQYVNKTPKIKKIPKGVYSVTNGQQQGVLFCFKHSNLGDKPKSDSSLYPYYLIYIDNGGEVLFGNAQAREVLKLFRKLCYGKSEPIRELLNVFFDRTSNTTEMSFYSELLSKAITSIKGQEEEKAIQTVFDFGGFNNSFEDETMDDFELISFLVVE; this is encoded by the coding sequence GTGGGAAATGTAATTGGTTCTACAGAACAAATGATCAACAAAATCAATGATGTCTTAAAGACAAAAAAAGATGCAGTAGTTAATATTGTAAATGATAAACTTACAATATCTGTTTTTGCGTTGCTAGAACAAAATCTGAAAAATGTGAAAGAGATAAATTTTGTTATTAGAGATACAAAATTTGTGCCTGAACAGTCTGAGATTTCTCATGAATTCCAAATAGAAACAAACGATGTTTTATATAATTCCTATGATATAGTTGAAAAAAATAAATTACGCCATTTTGCACGTGCTAAAGCGATGCATGATTTTATTGAAAAAAATGTTAACGTAAGAAAAGCAAATCCTAAGATCAAAATCGGTGGGAATATTATTGTCATTGATAATGATTTTATGATTCAAGGATCTTCTTCTTTGGAACTTTCGAATAAATCTAAACGAAATAGAATTAAGAATATTAATTTTGATACCATGCTTAGTGGAACAATGGACAAAGATCAGATAGTTGCAGCTTCTAATACATTCAAGCAAATCTGGTTTAACGAACAAGTTTCTGCAGACTATAAGCAAGAATTACTAGAAAGCCTTGAATTTGTTTATAAAGAACATGCACCAGAATTCCTTTATTATTTTACTCTAAATGAGCTGTTTGGATACCAACTTGATAGTGGTGTAGAACGTTTTGAACGAGATAGTGATAAGTTCAAAAATACTGAAATTTGGAATGCTTTATATGATTTTCAAAAAGACGGAGTTGTCTCTGCTATACAAAAACTTCAAAAGTATAGGGGCTGTATTATTGCAGACTCAGTTGGTTTAGGTAAAACATTCGAGGCATTAGCTGTAATTAAATATTTTGAAATAAAAATGGATAATGTACTAGTTCTTACGCCTGCGAAGTTATATGACAACTGGAATTCTTTTAGAGGCACCTATAAAGACAGTTTCATCAAAGAGACATTTAACTATAAAATTATGTTTCATACAGATCTTTCAAGGTATAGAGGAATGTCCAAATCAGGGCAGGACTTGAAGCGTTTTGATTGGGGAAATTATGACCTAGTTGTTATAGACGAATCTCATAATTTTAGAAATAGAAATGACCGATATGATGACGATGATCAATTGGTAATGACGAGATATGCAAGACTAATGCAAGAAGTAATAAAAATGGGGAAAAATAATACAAAGGTACTCCTTCTTTCTGCAACGCCTGTAAATAATAGTTTGGTTGACTTGAAAAATCAGATTAGCATTATTACCGCAGACCAGGATTTTGCTTTTTCAGATTATGGAATAAAAAGTGTTGAAAACTTACTTAGGAATTCAACAACTATTATCAACCAATGGGAGAAAATAGTTGATCATAATAAAAATGATTTGCTTGATAGCCTACCATCAGAGTTTTACAAATTACTTGAGATAATGACAATCTCTAGAAGTAGAAAACACATCACAGGTTATTATGGTAATGAGGGGATGGGACAGTTCCCTAAAAAGAATAAACCGATTACTCATTATCCAGAAATAGATTCAGAAGAAGTTTTACTAAAATTTAAAGATGCGAATGAGTTGTTGGAGATTTTAAACTTATCGGTATATACGCCTACGATATACATAAAAAGTAAGTTCCAGAATCATTACATTCAAAAGTACAGTTTAAAAGGGAAACGTGGAGGTAATATGAATTTTCAAACACAATCACAAGGTATGATTGTGTTACATCGATTCAACTTGTTTAAGCGATTAGAAAGTTCGGTATTCTCTTTTGCAGAGACGATTCGACGATTATTAGAGAGAATTGATAGGACTATTGAATCTCTTGAAGGTGGTGGTTACGTTGACGAAGATAAAGATGTATTTGAAGAAGAAGAAGAAGCTTACTTGGAAGGTAAATATGAAATAGAAGTTCGACATTTAAGAGTTGTTGATTACTTAAATGATTTGGAAGGCGACAAAATAATTCTTGAGAAAATATATAATGAAGCACAATATATTTTAGATGAAGACAGGGATCAAAAGATCAGAGTATTACAAAAGATTATAGTAGATAAAGTTGCTAATACACCTTATAACAAAGGCAACCGTAAGATTCTTATTTTTACGGCATTTTCAGATACAGCTGATTATATTTATAAGAAGATAGCAGACTCATTGCTCAAACATGATTTGCACACTGCATGTGTTACTGGCAGAGGCTTAAAATGTACGAATAAGAGTGTAGATATTGATTTTAACTCTGTACTATGTGCATTTTCACCTTTGTCTAAAATGAAAAAAGAGATACCACAACATGAACAAATTGACATTTTGATTGGTACAGACTGTATATCAGAAGGTCAAAACTTACAAGATTGTGATACTGTTATTAATTTCGATATTCAGTGGAATCCTGTATCACTTATTCAGAGGTTTGGACGTATCGATCGAATAGGTAGTATTAACGAGAATATCCAAATGATCAACTTCTTTCCCAATTTGGAACTTAATGAATACTTAGGTCTTGAGCAAAGAGTTAAAGGAAAGATGACCACATTAAATATTGTTTCTACTGGTGATGAAGACTTTTTAACACCTGAAATGAATGATTTTAACTTCAGAAAACGACAGCTAGAAAAGCTGAAGGATGAAGTGATCGATATTGAAGATGCTAATGAAAATATTTCATTAACAGATTTGAATATGAATGAGTATTTGTTTGAGCTTTCGCAGTATGTGAATAAAACACCAAAAATTAAGAAAATTCCTAAGGGTGTTTATTCAGTTACTAATGGACAACAGCAAGGTGTACTATTTTGCTTTAAACATAGTAACCTGGGAGATAAACCTAAATCGGATAGCTCTCTGTACCCATACTATTTAATTTACATAGATAATGGTGGTGAAGTTTTATTTGGAAATGCTCAAGCAAGAGAAGTATTAAAACTATTTAGGAAGTTATGTTATGGTAAATCCGAACCAATTCGTGAATTACTTAATGTGTTTTTTGATAGGACAAGTAATACGACAGAAATGTCATTTTATTCTGAATTATTGAGTAAAGCAATAACTTCTATAAAAGGTCAAGAGGAAGAAAAAGCAATACAAACGGTCTTTGATTTTGGTGGATTTAATAACTCTTTTGAAGATGAAACCATGGATGATTTTGAATTGATTTCTTTCTTGGTGGTGGAATAA